One Oryza sativa Japonica Group chromosome 8, ASM3414082v1 DNA window includes the following coding sequences:
- the LOC4344551 gene encoding uncharacterized protein, translating to MASYDGGGDGGRSGGGGSGDLASSAKLVAEAASRCSRTASRRDLEKVDKACIAGGASRREAAQSSGAEERHRWRGDAEERRRGRGSEEEQRRWRGGAEERRRRGAARSGGAEEQHRWRGDAEERRRRRGGEEGRREGAEPAEGRR from the coding sequence ATGGCCTcctacgacggcggcggcgacggcgggcggtcTGGCGGGGGCGGGAGCGGCGACCTGGCGTCGAGCGCCAagctggtggcggaggcggcaagTCGGTGTTCCAGGACCGCGTCGCGTCGCGACCTGGAGAAGGTCGACAAGGCTTGCATCGCGGGTGGCGCCTCCCGGCGAGAGGCGGCGCAGAGCAGTGGCGCGGAGGAGCGGCACCGGTGGAGGGGCGACGCGGAGGAGCGGCGCCGGGGAAGAGGCagcgaggaggagcagcgccggtggaggggcggcgcggaggagcggcgccggcgaggggcggcgcggAGCGGTGGCGCGGAGGAGCAGCACCGGTGGAGGGGCGACGCggaggagcggcgccggcgaagaggcggcgaggaggggcggcgcgaaGGAGCGGAGCCGGCGGAGGGGCGACGATGA